DNA from Triplophysa dalaica isolate WHDGS20190420 chromosome 21, ASM1584641v1, whole genome shotgun sequence:
atgTTTTAAGCACCATTTACACATGGTCGAGAGCaggtgtcattttttttcatacaaaCTAAAATTTGGAAAATTTGTATGAATCCGAAAATTTATGTCAGAACGAGCAGAACAGATGTTTGTGGAAATCATCTGTGAGACccataaacaagcaaaaatgaaacattgctagaaaaatgtatcttttactTCTGCCGTGTAGACAACACACCGATTTTTGTTTACACTTGTGTTTGAACCcagtaaacagtcacttttgcaGTTTGAGTTGTTACAAACAGAAgaacaaatgatttatttatataattcgTTCGGAAATGTGTATCACGCTATCACTGAGTTTTTTGACCTAAAGGGTCAAgaagaccaatcacagcgcttgcgGAACGCATTGAGGCGCATCCCTGAGTAGGCTAAAGCATAGGTCTGACGCATAAGTAAAAATCCCCCTTAAATTTGCAGAACAACTTCTGCAACACCGAAAGTGAACTGCGATCTGAAATAGGATTCTCTAATATACACAATTAGCTTTATTGCTCTTTTGTGTGGATATTATACCTTCTCGTCCTCTTCTCTAGTCCAAGGTCCTTTGACAAGATCTGGATCCAATACTTTGAACCAGCGATGCTGACACTGATGCTCTGAACGATTCTGAAGAAACAAGTGTTTGTATTTAAACTCGTCAAGATAGTTTCTTCGATAGATGTCATTCAGAATCCGCGTCAATCTTAAATGGATTATTGTGAAAGGAAATACTTACAGGTAAAAAGCTTGCAATGTATTTCCAATCATTTGGTTCGACCCTCAGAACCAGTTTTCGCAGCTTATCGtcctaaaaaacacaaataagaaaAGCAGGTCAACCAGGTATCCTCTGTGGATTAAATACATGTCTTGTTTGAGTTTTAAATTGGGAGTGTTCAGAATTCTAGCaaataaaatgatgataaataaaAGACATGGTTTATGTTAGTAACAATACCTCCTCTTGTGTCCACTTGATTTTCACTTTCCCACAATCCTTTTGGTCAGCCACATCTGAATCTGTGTCTTGACACATGGCCTCCTCTTCATCCTCGctgttcacacaaacacaacaaactgtATTGAGACTGTAGGCCAACACACAGTCTACTGGTCATCAAATACTGCCAACAATGTGTTGAGGACACTCCGACACCAGTCCTGTTTGCTAAACGATGTTTATTTGGCCTAATGCTGGATGGGAAGCTCGTTTTAACTTGACGCAGTGATGAATAAATAAGTTGATGATTGTAAACGATCACTTTTGTGTAACAAACTCGACATCTACTAGCAGAGCTGGCTAATATGTGGCATGTCATACATACATGTCACTCAAAATGTGTTGCATATTTATTTCTCTAAAACTTGCATACAGCGAAGGACCTCACATTAACTTTCTTTACATCAACGCTGGTTGTACGTTTTAATGATAATATAATGTTGAAAACAAACGATCGCCGATGTGTTGCAAGCTGTCTTATTGTTCTTTCACTAACGTTGACTTAGGCGGGTTGAATGCAACCCATTCAAGCTTTGTTGTTAAAGACGTCTACAACTCTCTGCGTTATGTCGAAGTCACATTCAGTGGCAACTGTGTTTCTATTAACTGAGATCTATTCGAACGCATTCAATgtatgaaaagaaaacataactttgtgtACTTACCCGCGCGCCCACCACGACATTTCCCCGTGTGTTTATCAATTGCGCTAATAAAACAGATCTTTAAAAGGATGTGGTGCTCCAGACACACTACGACAAAAACATCTGTGATGTTATTAAGAATGTCGATCAAATACAAGAcactttataatataaaaacagcagCGGAGCTCAACAGTATCACAGCTGCTCCTCCGCGCTCAAGTTTCTATCTCGCGCTTCTTTTCACATCCATTCCCGCGGGTGACGTCAGCGGGCAGAGGCTGCGCGCGCACGTTCAGAAATGTTAGATATTTCTTCTCCTTTTCTGACAAGAGCGCGCCCAtttagaaaaaccaccatattAAACAAGATtagtttattgtattttttacatttcatatgtttcatgttttctgaacaaaatacattatatttgtaATTCCCATATCTTCTGAAAGGAAGTGTCTGTCAAGCTGCGTGGCAACATTCTTAAGTGTTTGTAACTGTAATCAATTTTGATttgaatatgtttatatttctacatttttttattcagcagacgcttttatccaaatgttGCAAACagagtttttataataataaaaatacatcgTTAGCCATGTTAAACAAGGGAAATTGAGGGTTAATGTAATGGCCATAATACTGAAGCGAGATGTGGTTAAATTCTTAATTTATGTCTTTTACTAACGGTAAACTAAcggtaaaaatacaaaatgttatatgctttacaacttgtaagtcgctttggataaaagtgtcttccAATTAAATAAATGCGAATGTAAATGTTGCTGCACAGACCAATGGACGTATGACATCATAGTATCGCGAGAACGATCTGGTCTTCACTTGCTCTcccggtactttgatgtcatacgtGGATCGGTGTGCAAAGGCTTATAAACTCGCAGAATGGCTGAAACCGCTTACGGCACATTAAATGGTTACGATGCAGTTATAGTTCTAATGTTATAGCAAAacaattttcataaaaaatatgttacaaGTGTTTTAAAAGAGAGTTATTAGCCTGAAGAAATACCTATAAATGACGTAATCAGGCACAGCTATAAATACAAGCTGCATCCAATTAACCCCAAACCTTCCTCATGGATTCAGGACCAGACAGATCTGGTAATTTCTCAATTTATGAAACCCTCTCAAGCGTAATCTCTCTGTGTCTTAGTCGTATATAAGGTCTAAATGCACTgaattcaacattttattttttagaactGACCCGGAGTTATGAGGGCACATCACTGTCAGACCTTGACAAAGGCTTTTATACAGATCAAAGCATATCGCTTTCTGTGGTTTCATCCGATGGTCTCTTAAAACCAAGTAAAGGTGTTGTTCTAGAGTATTTAGATCCTAACTCTACAGTTTTATCACGACTGAACTACTCCATTAATATTTTGTCACCTCTGGTTGCTGTCAGCAAAAACATTCTCTCCCCGGGCAACACCCTAAATACAGATTTAAGCAGTCCGGTGGAAGGCAAGTCCTCCACACCCTACGAGAGGGTAAAATTTCAAAAGCCCATGTCTGCTGACTCGCTGGACCTGTCGTGTGTTGACCTGACCACCACGCACCCTTCATGGGAGGTGTCCTTTGTGAAGCCCGTCATGGAGAGTCCAAAGTCATGCTTGGAGTCCTCATGGAGTCCAATTAACCCATCAGCACCCCCTGATGTGTCAATGATATGGTCAGGAACATCGCCTCATCAACATGTTTCAGAGGAGCTTCAGCGCTCTTGGAAAGAAATGGTGAAGTCCGGTCAAGTTCCTACGATGTCTGAGCTCCGAGATGAACAGCAGAGTTATTCAAACTTGGCCATTTGATATTTTAGGtatgtatgttcattttaagtGATCAAATGTTAAtctttgattttcattttgatattttttttgaCAGGCATCATGACGTTTTCCAGAATGGGACCATcacatatgtaaatgtatactataaatgtatttatactcCATGTAAAtgggtttaaaaataaagtgaagtgcaattaaaaaaactgtttaaaactgaTGGACTGTACTGACCATATGGGAATGTAGACACTAAATGGTAGATTTATTTGCCTGGTATTTAGTGGTATATCTTTTTTGACCATTCCATCTTTGCAGTATTAGGCTGCTGAATACTGTcccaaacatttgaacattaaACTTGACCATAATACAAAAGGCATCTTTAATGCTTTTAATGGGAAAACGATGGATAAAAATCAGAAAACTTTTAGACATTGGATTAGTGACCCAGAAAGTGTTGAttcttctttttatatatatatttcacaaaaaaatccaggtttaaatgacatgcacatgtgtatacatttgttcAACCATAGGAAAACATCGCTATTGCAAATCttgacatttattaacaaaactatGAAAGTAGTTGTGTAGTCAATGTGGCAAACAGGCATGTGTAGTGTCAGAGACTGAATTCTGATAAACCATGTGTTCTGATAAACCACTGTTGTTGGACTGCAACCGTACTAATTACATAAGAATCACTGCTTTAGTGGtattttgtatatgtataaaaacaaaccattttttttcaaaaactggtCACTGCCACATGACTACTGACTTCAGAATACGTTGAACCGCGATTCTGTTGTGTCAATATCATGTTCCTtgagaaaatgaagaaaaaataagtTTCAGTTCAAATCTGTCACTTTGGACCAAATAAATGGGAAAGTAACATGGAAGATGTTTTACTCACTTCGTTGAGCTTCTTGAACTCCACCACCTGGAAGAAGACATGTTCCAGTAAGTGCTTTGCTTCTCTCTTGTCCTTGTCTAAATTACCTGTTACTCCTAAAATGTCTCCACATTTACGCACGTAGAACTCAAGATCATCATCAGTACCTGAGGAGAAATGAGATCCATTAATATTATAGGTATATAATAAGTGACTGTATGGTTGCACAAcaattctatttatttatttgtcattacTTTAAAGGTAAAACAGGTATTTTGTGTGGGCTAACTACGTGCCACATTCCTTGTGTAAATTACGAACAAAAAACACGTTTAAATGAGGACCTTTTGGGCAATGGGACCGAGATGGAATGCTGTAATTTTTCACAGCAGTCGATTGCAAATAGTTGTTTAGGCCTTCTACGGTCATTCTGAGATGGAAGACTGCCAAATCCCAAACTCACATTTATTTGAGAGCTGAGCCAGTCTGACTTTCTCTGAAGAAAAAGTCTCGTCGAGGTCGAAAAGGTCGAGCATGGGTGGTGGCAGATCCCGAAAAGCCGGCTGAAAGAcctgaacacaacacaaagaCTCAGTGAAGGTGGACTGTTTTACATGACAACTGTAGAAACACGAAGACTGTATATCAGTGTTATCTACTGAACCTTGTGTTTGCAGCTTATTATATACAGATAAGAATGGACACGCTGCTGGTGCTGTATCACGTTATTCAAGACTCAAAATAAGTTTGTAAGCCTCAATGCCAGgatattttttatgataaaaggAAAAGCATGCAGCTTTGAAACGCTGCGGACATCAGCTGAATATTCTCAGGAAATATAATGTAGGGCAAGTCTTTGAAATTCAAAGGTATAGAAAGCCTTAAATACTGACAAAGGGGTTTAgacatatttctttctttctttcccaaGTGTAACAAGTAAACACAACTTTGCATGAATCCACAGGGTAATGTGTGAGAAGGGAAACAAACTCACAGCCGGTTGCAGAGGGGGCAGAGGGGTTTCAAACTGTGGTGTGATCAGCTGCAAAGGTTCGTGTTTGACATTCAACTGCTTGTAAgcactaaaaatacaaatataaaacgaTAATTTAAAACAGTTCAAAATGTCGACATGTTTTAGTGGCTGAAAGCAGGTTCTTACTCAATGACTGAGGGAAGAGTGTTTGTATGCAGCCTCAGAAGTGATGTGTCGAAGAGAGAGGTGAAATCTCGCGGGTTCTCGTCTCCCTCCTGCAGACACACCCTCAGTCTGTCGGACAGACAACCTGTGTCTGGCAGCATGGTGTAATCTGTGATCTACTCGAAACAAAGACAAGGCTTCTGTTCCAAAACTTGTAACTCAATTAATAAGTGTTGAGTTAGCAGTGCAAACATCATGGGTTCCCAGAcatatttgtgaatatttatacATTGAACACACTTGGAATAAAACTGtatgccaaataaataaatgtaattgacCAATGACCTGTCTAAAAGCACGTGGTGAAAACTAAAGCGACTACATAGCACACAAATATGTTATAAAGTATCCAGTTTATGATTGGCTACTGCAAAACTCGTCGTAATaatattcaagaaaaaaaagtaCTAATTCTCACAAAATGGAATACCATGCATGTGTATTTGGCTTTCTCCAACTAAACACAATATTCTAGTTTTTTGTAATGCTATTCAATGGTGTCCAACATCCAACAAAGCTTTCTCATCATAAAAGTAATCTATAAAACAAAGTggataaaaaaagtatttttgaagCGAAACAACAGGTTTGTGTAAGAGAAATAATCACGTTTCAAAAATTACAGTTGGCTTCAAGGTAGCGGTCATCCATTCACACATTCACTAGGGATTTGAATGTGTGACCCCTGACCTTTAACAAATATATCATTAAGCTCACAAATGCAGAAgtagacacacaaaaacaaaagaccGGTTATAAATGACATGTCTATAATGACAACAATTTACTTCCATATGACATTCAACTTTTGTTGTAAACAATTCAGCGATTATGTGCTTTTAACAAGAGCTCTTCTGTGTGCACAGACTTACAACCATCATTTCAATGACAATTAATATTTAGTTAACAAAAGTTTTTAGTAAATTAGTTTTTGTAAGATGAACTGGAGTTGAAAAGATTGCTTTATGATGATGTAAGCGCTTTTTGGACCGTCAACAGGTTTAAGACAATTCAATGCCATTACAAACACTGAGAAAACCTagacattatttacaacatcTCAGTTTGTCTTCAGCTAAAGAAAgtctggaatgacatgagaatgagtaaTGCTGAGGGAATTAATCCTATTCATTTATCCTATTCCTTTACCCCACAAAAACGATTAATTCTGCTGCATAAGAAACCTGACCTCTATGTCAAAATATGTTTagatttgttaataaatatatagcAATCCATATATGTGAACCTAAACTCATAATTAATTCCAATATTGTTCAACAATAACtttctggatttttttctttgagAATGTGACAGAAACATGGTGTCCTAGCAGGTAGTATAAGTTGCCTGACTTTTGGCACAGCATTTGAATCAAGAATGCACCT
Protein-coding regions in this window:
- the si:ch73-303b9.1 gene encoding uncharacterized protein si:ch73-303b9.1, translated to MDSGPDRSELTRSYEGTSLSDLDKGFYTDQSISLSVVSSDGLLKPSKGVVLEYLDPNSTVLSRLNYSINILSPLVAVSKNILSPGNTLNTDLSSPVEGKSSTPYERVKFQKPMSADSLDLSCVDLTTTHPSWEVSFVKPVMESPKSCLESSWSPINPSAPPDVSMIWSGTSPHQHVSEELQRSWKEMVKSGQVPTMSELRDEQQSYSNLAI